A stretch of the Bdellovibrio sp. 22V genome encodes the following:
- a CDS encoding Rossmann-like and DUF2520 domain-containing protein produces MKATNTPSSFSYLIIGSGRVARHLAHYFHLLNISFDSWDRSQDPHALARKVSAATHVLLAISDTALEGFYRQHLAGHEKVLVQFSGAQYFEGMISAHPLMTFGQELYDFNFYKQIHFTLTGAASLADALPGLPNSFSTIPAQDKALYHSYCVLGGNFVTLLIAKMLSGFEELNVPNEAARIYVEKVVANTFANPNTALTGPLVRKDVETVSANLRALEQDRYHEIYQSFLKAYWPDYPRK; encoded by the coding sequence ATGAAGGCGACGAATACACCATCTTCTTTTTCTTATCTTATTATAGGCTCTGGCCGGGTCGCCCGCCATTTAGCTCACTACTTTCATTTGTTAAATATCAGCTTCGATTCTTGGGACCGCTCTCAAGATCCACATGCTTTGGCTCGCAAAGTTTCAGCGGCGACGCACGTTCTTTTGGCGATCTCCGACACAGCTCTGGAAGGTTTTTACCGACAGCATTTAGCGGGTCACGAAAAAGTTTTAGTGCAGTTTTCCGGAGCTCAATATTTTGAAGGCATGATCTCAGCCCATCCGTTGATGACTTTTGGGCAAGAGCTTTACGATTTTAATTTTTATAAGCAAATCCACTTTACTCTGACAGGGGCCGCTTCTTTAGCGGACGCTCTTCCTGGATTGCCCAATTCTTTTTCGACGATTCCGGCCCAAGATAAAGCGCTTTATCACTCTTACTGCGTTTTAGGCGGAAACTTTGTCACGTTGTTGATTGCAAAAATGCTGTCGGGATTTGAAGAGCTGAATGTTCCTAACGAGGCCGCGCGTATTTACGTCGAGAAGGTCGTGGCGAATACATTTGCAAATCCCAACACCGCTTTGACAGGTCCCCTTGTCCGCAAAGATGTCGAAACCGTCAGCGCAAATCTGCGAGCTCTTGAAC